One stretch of Arachis duranensis cultivar V14167 chromosome 1, aradu.V14167.gnm2.J7QH, whole genome shotgun sequence DNA includes these proteins:
- the LOC107466383 gene encoding pentatricopeptide repeat-containing protein At3g49710-like, whose amino-acid sequence MLVFNYHSWQLLNPHTFRNLLKACISERNLLAGKALHALFFKSHNNNNDNITTYLSNHFTILYSKCGTLRNARTAFDLTEHPNVFSYNAIINAYAKHSLLHIARQLFDQIPQPDLVSYNTLISAYAERGDCEQALGLLRVVREKCLAIDGFTLSGVIDACCGRGVGLIRQLHCFVVMGGFDSYASVNNAILTSYSKEGFLGEAKRVFHEMGVGGRDEVSWNSMIVACGQHREGSDALALFCEMVMMGLEVDMFTMASVLTAFTSLKDLAGGMQFHAKMIKSGFHRNTHVGSGLIDLYSKCAGGMLECRKVFEEITAPDLVLWNTMISGYSQNEDLSEDALCCFRKMQRVGFRPDDCSFVCVVSACSNLPPSVGNQVHALTIKSDILYNRVSVNNALVAMYSKCGNLQDARKIFDTMPGHNTVSLNSMIAGYAQHGLEAESLWLFELMLQKDIAPNNITFISVLSACAHTGKVEEGQKYFNMMKEKFGFEPEAEHYSCMIDLLGRAGKLKEAERIIETMPFNPGSIEWAALLGACKKHGNVDLAVKAASEFVRIEPYSAVPYVVLSNMYASAGRWEEAATLKKLMRERGVKKTPGCSWIEIDKKVHVFVAEDTSHPMINKIHEYMGEMLKKLKQAGYVPDIRWALMKDEEAVTAEEKERKLLYHSEKLAVAFGLICTEEGVPILVVKNLRICGDCHNAIKIISAISGREITVRDTHRFHCFKEGQCSCRDYW is encoded by the coding sequence ATGCTTGTCTTCAACTACCACTCATGGCAACTACTAAACCCTCACACCTTCCGGAACCTTCTCAAAGCATGCATATCGGAAAGAAACCTTTTAGCAGGGAAAGCCCTTCACGCACTCTTCTTCAAAtcccacaacaacaacaatgataaCATTACCACCTACCTCTCTAACCATTTCACCATTCTCTATTCCAAATGCGGCACTCTACGCAATGCCAGAACTGCATTTGACCTCACTGAACACCCCAATGTGTTCTCCTACAATGCCATCATCAATGCCTATGCCAAACACTCCCTTCTCCACATTGCCCGCCAGCTGTTCGACCAAATTCCCCAACCGGACCTTGTTTCCTACAACACCCTCATTAGTGCTTATGCCGAGCGCGGCGACTGTGAACAGGCACTGGGCTTGCTCCGGGTGGTCAGAGAGAAGTGCCTTGCCATCGACGGGTTCACCCTCTCCGGCGTCATAGATGCTTGCTGCGGCCGTGGTGTGGGGTTGATCAGGCAGCTACATTGCTTCGTGGTGATGGGTGGGTTTGATTCTTATGCTTCTGTTAACAATGCCATCCTCACGAGTTATAGCAAGGAGGGATTCTTGGGTGAGGCGAAACGGGTGTTTCATGAGATGGGGGTTGGTGGGAGGGATGAGGTTTCTTGGAACTCGATGATAGTGGCTTGCGGGCAACACCGTGAGGGATCGGATGCGCTGGCACTGTTCTGTGAGATGGTTATGATGGGATTGGAGGTTGACATGTTCACTATGGCTAGTGTGTTGACTGCCTTTACTTCCCTCAAGGATTTGGCAGGGGGGATGCAGTTTCATGCTAAGATGATTAAGAGTGGATTCCACAGGAATACTCATGTAGGTAGTGGTTTGATTGACTTGTACTCTAAGTGTGCAGGGGGTATGTTAGAGTGCAGGAAGGTGTTTGAAGAGATTACTGCACCAGATTTGGTTCTATGGAACACAATGATTTCTGGATATTCCCAGAATGAGGACTTGTCTGAGGATGCCCTCTGTTGTTTTCGCAAGATGCAGCGTGTTGGCTTTCGTCCAGATGATTGTAGTTTCGTGTGTGTGGTTAGTGCTTGCTCTAATTTACCTCCCTCAGTAGGAAATCAAGTTCACGCGTTGACAATCAAATCCGACATCCTTTATAATCGTGTTTCGGTGAATAATGCTCTTGTTGCAATGTATTCTAAATGTGGGAATCTTCAGGATGCGAGAAAGATTTTTGATACTATGCCAGGACACAACACGGTATCACTGAATTCAATGATAGCAGGTTACGCACAGCATGGTCTTGAGGCTGAGTCACTATGGCTTTTTGAACTGATGCTGCAAAAGGATATTGCCCCAAATAACATAACCTTCATATCTGTTCTTTCTGCATGCGCACACACAGGGAAAGTTGAGGAAGGTCAGAAATATTTCAATATGATGAAGGAGAAGTTTGGGTTTGAACCAGAGGCAGAACATTATTCATGCATGATAGATCTTTTGGGTCGTGCGGGCAAACTCAAGGAAGCCGAGAGGATTATTGAGACGATGCCATTTAATCCTGGCTCTATTGAATGGGCTGCTTTACTTGGAGCATGTAAGAAACATGGAAATGTGGATCTTGCAGTGAAAGCAGCCAGTGAGTTTGTCCGGATTGAACCTTATAGTGCTGTTCCATACGTGGTACTTTCTAATATGTATGCCAGTGCTGGCAGATGGGAAGAGGCTGCAACGCTTAAGAAGCTGATGCGTGAAAGGGGAGTGAAGAAGACACCGGGTTGTAGCTGGATTGAGATAGATAAGAAAGTGCATGTCTTCGTGGCTGAAGATACTTCACATCCAATGATAAATAAGATTCATGAGTATATGGGAGAGATGTTAAAGAAGTTGAAACAAGCAGGTTATGTTCCTGATATAAGATGGGCATTGATGAAAGATGAAGAAGCAGTAACGGCagaagagaaggaaagaaagtTATTGTATCATAGTGAGAAACTGGCTGTTGCATTTGGCTTGATCTGTACTGAAGAAGGGGTGCCAATACTGGTTGTGAAGAACCTAAGAATTTGTGGTGATTGCCACAACGCCATAAAAATTATTTCAGCCATTTCTGGTAGGGAAATCACTGTTAGAGATACTCACAGGTTTCATTGCTTTAAAGAAGGACAATGTTCATGCAGAGATTATTGGTGA
- the LOC107466676 gene encoding inosine triphosphate pyrophosphatase has translation MASGLVLSRPVTFVTGNAKKLDEVRAILGQSIPFQSLKLDLPELQGEPEDISKEKARLAAVQVNGPVLVEDTCLCFNALKGLPGPYIKWFLQKIGHQGLNNLLRAYDDKSAYALCVFSFAIGPNSEPITFAGKTPGKIVLPRGPTDFGWDPIFQPDGYEQTYAEMPKEEKNKISHRFRSLELVKSYFAEAGYAFQINNV, from the exons ATGGCTTCTGGATTGGTACTTTCACGTCCTGTTACTTTTGTGACCGGCAATGCCAAAAAGCTTGATGAAGTTCGTGCCATCTTGGGCCAGTCAATTCCATTTCAGTCCCTCAAACTTGATT TGCCAGAGTTGCAAGGAGAACCTGAAGATATCTCCAAAGAGAAGGCTCGTTTGGCTGCTGTTCAG GTTAATGGACCTGTGTTGGTTGAAGACACTTGCCTTTGTTTCAATGCCTTGAAAGGTCTTCCAG gGCCTTACAT CAAATGGTTTTTGCAGAAGATTGGTCACCAAG GTCTCAACAATTTGTTGAGGGCATATGATGATAAATCAGCTTATGCCTTATGTGTATTTTCCTTTGCGATTGGCCCGAATAGCGAACCTATCACATTTGCTGGAAAAACTCCG GGGAAGATTGTTCTTCCAAGAGGACCCACTGATTTTGGATGGGATCCAATTTTTCAACCTGATGGCTATGAGCAAAC GTATGCAGAGATGCCCAAGGAGGAGAAGAATAAAATTTCCCACCGCTTCAGATCTCTTGAACTAGTGAAGTCATATTTTGCGGAAGCTGGATATGCATTTCAGATCAATAATGTCTGA
- the LOC107466302 gene encoding proteasome subunit alpha type-6, giving the protein MSRGSGGGYDRHITIFSPEGRLFQVEYAFKAVKAAGITSIGVRGKDSVCVVTQKKVPDKLLDQTSVTHLFPITKYLGLLATGMTADARTLVQQARNEAAEFRFRYGYEMPVDILAKWIADKSQVYTQHAYMRPLGVVAMVLGIDDEFGPRLYKCDPAGHYFGHKATSAGLKDQEAINFLEKKMKSDPSFTYEETVQTAISALQSVLQEDFKATEIEVGVVQKENPEFRILSTEEIDEHLTAISERD; this is encoded by the exons ATGAGTCGAGGGAGCGGAGGCGGATACGATCGCCACATCACTATTTTCTCCCCTGAGGGTCGTCTCTTCCAAGTTG AGTATGCTTTCAAGGCTGTTAAGGCTGCTGGGATCACCTCAATCGGTGTACGAGGAAAGGATTCAGTTTGTGTTGTTACTCAGAAGAAGGTTCCG GACAAGCTATTGGATCAGACAAGTGTTACACATCTGTTTCCCATCACCAAGTACCTTGGTTTACTGGCAACTGGAATGACAG CTGATGCTAGGACATTAGTTCAGCAAGCAAGAAATGAAGCTGCTGAGTTTCGGTTTAGATATGGATATGAGATGCCTGTGGACATATTGGCTAAATG GATTGCAGACAAATCTCAAGTCTATACTCAACATGCTTACATGAGACCACTTGGAGTAG TTGCCATGGTTTTGGGTATTGACGATGAATTTGGCCCCCGCCTTTACAAGTGCGACCCAGCTGGTCATTACTTTGGTCACAAG GCCACAAGTGCTGGATTGAAGGACCAAGAGGCGATtaatttcttggaaaagaagatgaagagtgACCCTTCATTTACTTATGAGGAGACTGTTCAG actGCGATCTCTGCTTTGCAATCAGTTCTTCAGGAAGATTTTAAGGCCACTGAGATTGAG GTTGGAGTTGTCCAAAAAGAGAATCCGGAATTCAGAATTTTATCGACGGAGGAGATCGACGAGCACTTGACTGCAATAAGTGAGCGCGACTGA
- the LOC107466582 gene encoding pentatricopeptide repeat-containing protein At4g33990-like: MLSVLKFVPICKLNLVSRVLPLQRWVHHAPATPLHFHKNIKVDTSTSGFDFDFDVLIRVCRDINIAKRLHTLLVVLGKAQDVVLSTKLVNLYASLGDITFSRSTFNHLQKKNLFAWNSMVAAYVRSCRRHEALSCFNEFLLVSGLRPDFYTFPPVLKACVSLIDGKKIHCYVVKLGFERDVFVAASLINLYSRFGALDIAYEVFDEMPDRDVGTWNAMISAFCQNGNAAEALDVLNRMRSEGLKMDPVTVSSVLPVCAQSGDIFSGMLIHLYVIKHGLDMDVFVSNALINVYSKFGRLGDAQKVFDHMKIRDLVSWNSIIAAYEQNDDAATAFRLFKEMQFVGIQPDLLTIVSLASIFGQLSDRRISSSIHGFIIRHEWLEKDVVIGNALVNMYAKLGAMDCARTVFEQLPVKDIISWNTLITGYTQNGLASEAVDAFNMMEECTKIIPNQGTWVSILPAYSHVGALQQGMKIHGRLIKNCLYKDIFVATSLIDMYGKCGRLVDGISLFNEIPRETSVPWNAIISSLGIHGDGEVALQLFKDMLAEGVEPDHITFVSLLSACSHSGLVNEGERCFDLMQKEYGIKPNLRHYGCMVDLLGRAGYLEKAYNLVSNMPIQPDASIWGALLSACRIHGNVDLGTFASSRLLEVDSENVGYYVLLSNMYANIGKWEGVTKVRSLARDRGLRKTPGWSSVVVGNIVEVFYTGNQTHPKCTEIYEELRVLTAKMKNLGYVPDYSFVLQDVEDDEKEQILMSHSERLAMAFGIISTSPRSPIRIFKNLRVCGDCHNAAKFISRITERDIIMRDSNRFHHFKCGICSCGDYW; this comes from the coding sequence ATGCTTTCAGTTCTCAAATTTGTCCCCATTTGTAAACTCAACCTCGTTTCCAGGGTTCTGCCATTGCAGAGATGGGTTCATCATGCCCCTGCAACTCCTCTACACTTCCACAAGAACATCAAAGTTGACACTTCCACTTCCGGTTTCGATTTCGATTTCGACGTTCTAATCCGAGTTTGCAGGGACATCAACATCGCTAAGCGGCTTCACACTCTTCTCGTTGTGTTGGGAAAAGCTCAAGATGTTGTTTTGTCAACAAAGCTGGTTAATTTGTATGCTTCTCTTGGAGACATCACATTCTCTCGCTCCACTTTCAACCACCTTCAGAAAAAGAATCTCTTTGCCTGGAACTCAATGGTGGCTGCTTATGTTCGCAGCTGCCGGCGCCACGAGGCATTGAGCTGTTTCAATGAATTCTTGTTAGTATCTGGTTTGAGGCCTGATTTTTATACCTTCCCGCCTGTGTTGAAAGCCTGTGTGAGTCTAATTGATGGCAAGAAGATACATTGCTACGTTGTGAAGTTGGGTTTTGAACGGGATGTATTTGTTGCTGCCTCATTGATCAATTTGTATTCGCGGTTTGGTGCTTTGGATATTGCATACgaggtgtttgatgaaatgcctgATCGAGATGTGGGTACTTGGAATGCAATGATTTCTGCGTTTTGTCAGAATGGAAATGCTGCTGAGGCATTGGACGTCTTGAATAGGATGAGAAGTGAGGGGCTGAAGATGGATCCCGTTACTGTATCGAGCGTGCTTCCTGTTTGTGCGCAGTCGGGTGATATTTTTAGTGGGATGTTGATTCATTTGTATGTGATAAAGCATGGTTTGGACATGGACGTGTTTGTATCAAATGCTTTGATAAATGTGTATTCTAAGTTTGGGAGGCTTGGGGATGCGCAGAAGGTTTTCGATCACATGAAAATTAGGGATCTGGTATCTTGGAATTCCATAATTGCTGCATACGAGCAGAATGATGATGCAGCTACTGCATTCAGGTTGTTTAAAGAGATGCAGTTTGTAGGAATTCAGCCTGACTTGTTGACAATTGTGAGTTTGGCTTCAATCTTTGGTCAGTTAAGTGATCGAAGGATAAGCAGTTCAATTCATGGATTCATTATTAGGCATGAATGGCTTGAAAAGGATGTTGTGATTGGAAATGCACTTGTGAATATGTATGCAAAATTGGGTGCTATGGATTGTGCTCGAACGGTTTTTGAACAACTACCTGTTAAAGATATAATTTCATGGAACACTTTGATCACAGGTTACACACAGAATGGTCTTGCAAGTGAGGCAGTTGATGCTTTCAACATGATGGAAGAGTGTACAAAGATAATCCCCAACCAAGGGACATGGGTGAGCATTCTCCCAGCATATTCACATGTTGGAGCTTTGCAACAAGGAATGAAAATTCATGGAAGGTTAATTAAGAACTGTCTCTACAAGGATATCTTTGTGGCTACCAGCCTAATTGACATGTATGGAAAATGTGGGAGGTTAGTTGATGGAATATCATTATTCAATGAAATTCCACGGGAAACTTCAGTTCCTTGGAATGCTATAATATCGTCTCTTGGGATTCACGGAGATGGAGAAGTAGCACTCCAACTTTTCAAGGATATGCTAGCTGAAGGGGTAGAGCCAGATCATATCACATTCGTATCGTTGTTGTCGGCATGTAGTCATTCTGGTTTAGTGAATGAGGGCGAGCGCTGCTTTGATTTGATGCAGAAAGAGTATGGAATCAAGCCAAATTTGAGACATTATGGTTGCATGGTTGATTTGCTTGGACGTGCTGGGTATTTGGAGAAGGCGTATAATTTAGTGAGCAACATGCCCATACAGCCTGATGCGTCGATCTGGGGGGCTCTTCTTAGTGCTTGTAGAATACATGGAAATGTAGATTTGGGTACCTTTGCTTCAAGTCGTTTGTTGGAAGTTGATTCTGAAAATGTTGGCTATTATGTTTTGCTATCAAATATGTATGCAAACATCGGCAAATGGGAAGGAGTGACTAAAGTAAGATCATTGGCCAGAGATCGTGGTCTGAGGAAGACTCCGGGATGGAGCTCTGTTGTAGTGGGCAATATAGTTGAAGTCTTCTACACTGGAAACCAAACCCATCCTAAATGCACTGAGATATACGAGGAATTAAGGGTTTTGACTGCCAAAATGAAGAACCTTGGTTATGTTCCGGACTACAGTTTTGTCCTGCAAGATGTTGAGGATGACGAAAAAGAGCAGATTTTGATGAGTCATAGCGAGAGATTGGCAATGGCGTTTGGTATTATCAGCACCTCACCAAGAAGTCCCATTAGGATATTCAAGAACTTGCGTGTTTGCGGTGATTGTCATAATGCAGCTAAGTTCATATCCAGAATTACTGAGAGGGACATTATTATGAGGGATTCAAATCGCTTCCATCACTTCAAATGTGGGATTTGCTCATGTGGTGATTACTGGTAG
- the LOC107466501 gene encoding stilbene synthase 3 has protein sequence MVSVSEIRKVQRAEGPATVLAIGTANPPNCIDQSTYADYYFRVTNSEHMTDLKKKFQRICERTQIKNRHMYLTEEILKENPNMCAYKAPSLDAREDMMIREVPRVGKEAATKAIKEWGQPMSKITHLIFCTTSGVALPGVDYELIVLLGLDPSVKRYMMYHQGCFAGGTVLRLAKDLAENNKDARVLIVCSENTAVTFRGPSETDMDSLVGQALFADGAAAIIIGSDPVPEVEKPIFEIVSTDQKLVPNSHGAIGGLLREVGLTFYLNKSVPDIISQNINDALSKAFDPLGISDYNSIF, from the exons ATGGTGTCTGTGAGTGAGATCCGCAAAGTTCAAAGGGCAGAAGGCCCTGCAACTGTATTGGCGATAGGCACAGCAAATCCACCGAATTGTATTGATCAGAGTACATATGCTGATTATTATTTTAGAGTAACTAACAGTGAACACATGACTGATCTCAAGAAGAAGTTTCAGCGCATTT GTGAGAGAACACAAATCAAGAACAGACATATGTACTTAACAGAAGAGATACTGAAAGAGAATCCTAACATGTGCGCATACAAAGCACCGTCGTTGGATGCAAGGGAAGACATGATGATCAGGGAGGTACCAAGGGTTGGAAAAGAGGCTGCAACCAAGGCCATCAAAGAATGGGGTCAGCCAATGTCTAAGATCACACATTTGATCTTCTGCACCACCAGCGGCGTTGCATTGCCTGGCGTTGATTATGAACTCATCGTACTCTTAGGGCTTGACCCATCCGTCAAGAGGTACATGATGTACCACCAAGGCTGCTTCGCTGGTGGCACTGTCCTTCGTTTGGCTAAGGACTTGGCTGAAAACAACAAGGATGCTCGTGTTCTTATCGTTTGTTCTGAGAATACCGCTGTCACTTTCCGTGGTCCTAGTGAGACAGACATGGATAGTCTTGTAGGGCAAGCCTTGTTTGCTGATGGAGCTGCTGCGATTATCATTGGTTCTGATCCTGTGCCAGAGGTTGAGAAGCCTATCTTTGAAATTGTTTCGACTGATCAAAAGCTTGTCCCTAACAGCCATGGAGCCATCGGTGGTCTCCTTCGTGAAGTTGGGCTTACATTCTATCTTAATAAGAGTGTTCCTGATATTATTTCACAAAACATCAATGATGCGCTCAGTAAAGCTTTTGATCCATTGGGTATATCTGATTATAACTCAATATTTTAG